A window from Synechococcus sp. RSCCF101 encodes these proteins:
- the sir gene encoding sulfite reductase, ferredoxin dependent gives MTSEASLAPAADAKPAPKAGLSRLETLKTESGYLREPLLTELANEEPCFSEAAVQILKFHGSYQQDDRDNRRKGESKDWQMMLRLRNPGGRVPAALFVALDDLSERYGNGTLRLTTRQAFQMHGVAKADLREVIGTIVRHLGSTLSACGDVNRNVMAPAAPYDKGAYPAARRLAADIADLLAPRRAEDTYLDLWVDGEPAYRIQPSEPVEAARAMQRSGAVYSGDANEPLYGTTYLPRKFKVAVTVPGDNSIDLLTQDIGLVAFCDPNGELRGCNVHVGGGMGRTHNNESTFARTADPLGYVAAEHVLELLQAILALQRDHGDRRIRRHARMKYVLQDRGIDWFREELTRYFPHPLLPLQREPRARLEDYLGWHRQARGLWFVGVPLLCGRLSGETRRALRRIVETYQLELRLTPNQDLLLCNIGTAQRSSVRRDLEAMGISEPEAPARLARHAIACPALPTCGLAITESERVLPEVLERLEALLQRLGISQSILVRMTGCPNGCARPYMAELGLVGSGPAQYQLWLGGTPNLSCLARPYLQRLHLNDLERALEPLLSDWQASGVRRSFGAHIGRIGPEKVQALLEGALQPA, from the coding sequence CTGACCTCGGAGGCAAGCCTCGCGCCAGCCGCTGACGCGAAGCCGGCACCGAAGGCAGGCCTCAGCCGCCTGGAGACCCTGAAGACCGAGAGCGGCTATCTGCGCGAGCCGTTGTTGACGGAGCTGGCGAATGAGGAGCCCTGCTTCAGCGAAGCCGCGGTGCAGATCCTCAAGTTTCACGGCAGCTATCAGCAGGACGATCGCGACAACCGGCGCAAGGGGGAAAGCAAGGACTGGCAGATGATGCTGCGGCTGCGCAACCCCGGCGGACGGGTGCCTGCGGCCCTGTTCGTCGCGCTCGACGACCTCTCGGAGCGCTACGGCAACGGCACCCTGCGGCTCACCACGCGTCAGGCCTTCCAGATGCACGGCGTGGCCAAGGCCGACCTGCGTGAGGTGATCGGCACGATCGTGCGTCACCTGGGCTCGACCCTCTCCGCCTGCGGCGATGTGAACCGCAATGTGATGGCCCCCGCCGCCCCGTACGACAAGGGCGCCTACCCGGCGGCGCGGCGGCTGGCGGCCGACATCGCCGACCTGCTGGCCCCCCGCCGGGCCGAGGACACCTACCTGGATCTCTGGGTGGATGGCGAGCCGGCCTACCGCATCCAGCCGAGCGAGCCCGTGGAGGCCGCGCGGGCGATGCAGCGCTCCGGCGCGGTGTACAGCGGTGATGCGAATGAGCCCCTGTACGGCACCACCTACCTGCCCCGCAAATTCAAGGTGGCCGTCACCGTGCCGGGGGACAACTCGATCGATCTTCTCACCCAGGACATCGGCCTGGTGGCGTTCTGCGACCCGAACGGTGAGCTGCGCGGCTGCAACGTGCATGTGGGTGGCGGCATGGGCCGCACCCACAACAACGAGAGCACCTTCGCCCGCACGGCCGATCCGCTGGGCTACGTGGCCGCCGAGCACGTGCTCGAACTGCTGCAGGCGATCCTGGCGCTGCAGCGCGATCACGGCGACCGCCGCATCCGCCGGCATGCACGCATGAAATACGTGCTGCAGGATCGCGGCATCGACTGGTTCCGGGAGGAGCTGACGCGCTACTTCCCCCATCCGCTCCTGCCCCTGCAGCGGGAGCCCCGGGCTCGCCTGGAGGATTACCTGGGCTGGCATCGTCAGGCCCGCGGACTCTGGTTCGTGGGTGTGCCCCTGCTGTGCGGCCGCCTCAGCGGCGAGACGCGCCGCGCCCTGCGCCGCATCGTGGAGACCTACCAGCTGGAACTGCGGCTGACGCCCAACCAGGATCTGCTGCTCTGCAACATCGGCACCGCTCAGCGCTCCAGCGTCCGGCGCGATCTTGAAGCGATGGGCATCAGCGAGCCCGAGGCTCCGGCGCGTCTCGCCCGCCATGCCATCGCCTGCCCCGCCCTGCCGACCTGCGGTCTGGCGATCACCGAGTCCGAGCGGGTCCTGCCCGAGGTGCTCGAGCGTCTCGAGGCCCTGCTGCAGCGGCTGGGGATCAGCCAGTCGATCCTGGTGCGCATGACCGGCTGCCCCAACGGTTGCGCCCGGCCCTACATGGCTGAACTGGGCCTGGTGGGCAGCGGTCCCGCTCAGTACCAGCTCTGGCTGGGCGGCACACCCAACCTGTCCTGCCTGGCCCGGCCCTACCTCCAGCGTCTACACCTCAACGATCTGGAACGGGCGCTCGAGCCCCTGCTGAGCGACTGGCAGGCGTCCGGAGTGCGCCGCAGCTTCGGGGCCCACATCGGTCGGATCGGCCCGGAGAAGGTGCAGGCGCTGCTGGAGGGGGCCCTTCAGCCCGCCTGA
- the glyS gene encoding glycine--tRNA ligase subunit beta produces the protein MATFLLEIGTEELPADFARLALPQLQHLAERDLQEARLAHAGIEALGTPRRLALLVEGLPDRQPDLEEERKGPPAGAAFRDGQPTRAAEGFARRCGLTPAELEIRPTDKGEFVFARVKEPGRPTSELLASLIPAWIAGLQGRRFMRWGAGDLRFSRPIRWLVALLDGDVIPVQLEGSDPPVESGRLSRGHRLHPKAVAIAEPAAYRSTLAAAGVVVDRAERERRIHEALAQSTEAAGLTPDLPAALNDELVDLVEDPMVLEGSIPSRFLELPPELLTTVMRSHQRYVPLFLAGGQRDPLALAAGDCVSERFLFVASGLPGAADGIRRGNERVLTARLADAAFFLAADQAVPSIDRRDQLARVTFAAGLGSLLDRVERLEWITDVLIELLPLTPEDAVAARRAAHLCKHDLVSQMVGEFPELQGVIGAKYLLAEGESRPVALAVLEHYRPRGAGDALPGTPAGAVLAVAERLELLLSVYAKGERPRGSSDPYALRRAGNGVVQILWSMGWRLDLGAALERMSRHWQSLLPGLPLLGSPLARAIAEDLLQRVGTLLEDGGLDGDIVQAVAGRAGDDGSDPTLARPLKDVGDARARAQLLQDLRRQGQLAAVQAVVQRAANLAARAEPGSDAIQPEGLVDPGLFESVAESEMLTTLQRLAPLAQAEGVTSYARLASGLISSAPVLASFFDGENSVMVMCDDATRRRNRLHLLSVLRNQAARLGDFTALQADSTERT, from the coding sequence TTGGCCACCTTTCTGCTCGAAATCGGGACCGAGGAGCTCCCCGCCGACTTCGCCCGCCTCGCCCTGCCGCAGCTGCAGCACCTGGCGGAACGGGACCTGCAGGAGGCGCGCCTCGCTCACGCGGGGATCGAAGCCCTGGGAACGCCCAGGCGGCTGGCCCTGCTGGTGGAGGGCCTGCCCGACCGGCAGCCCGACCTCGAGGAGGAGCGGAAGGGACCGCCCGCCGGGGCCGCCTTCCGGGACGGGCAGCCCACGCGGGCGGCGGAGGGCTTCGCCCGGCGCTGCGGCCTGACGCCGGCGGAGCTGGAGATCCGGCCGACCGACAAGGGCGAGTTCGTCTTCGCGCGGGTGAAGGAGCCCGGGCGGCCGACCTCGGAGCTGCTGGCGAGCCTGATTCCCGCCTGGATCGCGGGCCTGCAGGGCCGCCGCTTCATGCGCTGGGGTGCCGGCGACCTGCGCTTCAGTCGCCCGATCCGCTGGCTGGTGGCCCTCCTCGATGGTGATGTGATCCCCGTTCAGCTCGAGGGCAGTGATCCGCCGGTGGAGAGCGGCCGGCTCAGCCGGGGCCACCGGCTGCACCCGAAGGCCGTGGCGATCGCCGAACCAGCGGCCTACCGCAGCACGCTCGCCGCCGCGGGGGTGGTGGTGGACCGGGCGGAGCGGGAGCGGCGCATCCATGAGGCTCTGGCGCAATCGACCGAGGCCGCGGGCCTCACGCCGGATCTTCCGGCGGCACTCAACGACGAACTGGTGGACCTCGTGGAGGATCCGATGGTGCTCGAGGGCTCCATCCCGAGCCGGTTCCTGGAGCTGCCACCGGAATTGCTCACCACCGTGATGCGCTCGCATCAGCGCTACGTGCCCCTCTTCCTGGCCGGCGGTCAGCGTGACCCGCTCGCTCTCGCCGCCGGCGACTGCGTCTCGGAGAGGTTTCTGTTCGTGGCCAGCGGCCTGCCGGGCGCTGCCGACGGAATCCGGCGTGGCAACGAGCGGGTGCTGACCGCGCGCCTGGCGGATGCCGCCTTCTTCCTCGCGGCGGATCAGGCCGTTCCCAGCATCGATCGCCGCGATCAGCTGGCGCGGGTGACCTTCGCCGCCGGTCTGGGATCGCTGCTGGATCGGGTGGAACGGCTCGAGTGGATCACGGACGTGCTGATCGAGCTGCTGCCGCTGACGCCCGAGGACGCCGTGGCGGCGAGGCGCGCCGCCCACCTCTGCAAACACGACCTGGTGAGCCAGATGGTGGGCGAGTTCCCGGAGCTGCAGGGAGTGATCGGAGCCAAGTACCTGCTGGCGGAAGGAGAATCACGACCGGTGGCTCTGGCGGTGCTGGAGCACTACCGGCCCCGGGGTGCCGGCGATGCGCTGCCCGGAACCCCTGCCGGAGCGGTGCTCGCCGTTGCCGAACGACTGGAGCTGCTGCTGAGCGTCTACGCCAAGGGGGAGAGACCGCGGGGCTCGTCGGACCCCTATGCCCTGCGCCGAGCCGGCAACGGCGTGGTTCAGATCCTCTGGTCGATGGGTTGGCGCCTGGATCTCGGCGCGGCGCTGGAACGGATGAGCCGCCACTGGCAGAGCCTGCTGCCCGGGCTGCCCCTCCTGGGGTCGCCCCTGGCGCGCGCCATCGCCGAAGACCTGCTGCAGCGGGTCGGCACCCTGCTGGAGGACGGCGGCCTCGACGGTGACATCGTGCAGGCGGTGGCAGGACGGGCCGGCGACGACGGGTCCGACCCGACCCTGGCCAGACCGCTGAAGGATGTGGGCGATGCCCGGGCCCGGGCCCAGTTGCTGCAGGATCTCAGGCGTCAGGGCCAGCTGGCCGCCGTCCAGGCCGTGGTGCAGCGGGCGGCCAACCTCGCCGCCCGCGCCGAACCCGGCAGCGACGCGATTCAGCCGGAGGGCCTGGTGGACCCGGGTCTGTTCGAATCCGTGGCCGAGTCGGAGATGCTGACCACCCTTCAGCGTCTGGCGCCCCTGGCGCAGGCCGAGGGGGTCACGTCCTACGCACGACTGGCGAGCGGTCTGATCAGCAGCGCCCCAGTGCTGGCGTCCTTCTTCGATGGGGAGAACAGCGTGATGGTGATGTGCGACGACGCGACCCGTCGGCGCAACCGGCTGCACCTGCTGTCGGTGCTGCGCAATCAGGCTGCACGACTCGGCGACTTCACAGCGCTCCAGGCCGACAGCACGGAGCGAACCTGA
- the chlP gene encoding geranylgeranyl reductase: protein MTLRVAVVGGGPSGSCAAEVLARAGIQTWLFERKLDNAKPCGGAIPLCMVDEFDLPETIIDRKVRNMRMISPSNREVDIHLDNPDEYIGMCRREVLDSFLRNRAADLGAHLINGLVQRIDTGAGRQGPYTLHYADYGGGGPTGVASTLEVDLIVGADGANSRVAKAMDAGDYNVAIAFQERIRLPDEEMAYYEDLAEMYVGSDVSPDFYAWVFPKYDHVAVGTGTMQDNQSLIKSLQRGIRDRASERLLGGEVIKVEAHPIPEHPRPRRVVGRMALVGDAAGYVTKSSGEGIYFAAKSGRMAAEQIVATSKGGQRIPSERDLKGYLRQWDRRYGATYKVLELLQAIFYRNDAAREAFVEMCDDSDVQKLTFDSYLYKRVVMMNPWQQIKLTLRTLGAVLRGNALAPASYHPVASAVRDPDEMASRLREIEAAILEAHAEARASRMAAQRRDSTEEPVLASRS, encoded by the coding sequence ATGACATTGCGCGTCGCGGTTGTGGGCGGAGGCCCCAGTGGATCCTGTGCAGCCGAGGTGCTGGCCCGGGCCGGGATTCAGACCTGGCTGTTCGAGCGCAAGCTCGACAACGCCAAGCCCTGCGGTGGTGCCATTCCTCTCTGCATGGTCGATGAATTCGATCTGCCTGAGACGATCATCGATCGCAAGGTGCGCAACATGCGCATGATCTCGCCTTCGAATCGCGAGGTTGATATTCACCTCGACAACCCGGATGAATACATCGGCATGTGCCGGCGTGAGGTGCTCGACTCCTTCCTCCGCAACCGTGCCGCCGATCTGGGGGCCCATCTGATCAACGGCCTTGTGCAGCGCATCGACACCGGCGCGGGCCGCCAGGGCCCGTACACCCTTCATTACGCCGATTACGGCGGTGGCGGCCCGACCGGAGTGGCCAGCACCCTTGAGGTGGATCTGATCGTCGGTGCTGACGGGGCCAACAGCCGTGTGGCCAAGGCCATGGACGCGGGCGATTACAACGTGGCCATCGCCTTCCAGGAGCGGATCCGCCTTCCGGATGAGGAGATGGCCTATTACGAAGATCTGGCCGAGATGTACGTGGGATCGGATGTCTCCCCGGACTTCTACGCCTGGGTCTTCCCCAAGTACGACCATGTGGCGGTGGGCACCGGCACCATGCAGGACAACCAGTCACTGATCAAGAGCCTGCAGAGGGGGATTCGGGACCGGGCCAGCGAGCGACTTCTCGGCGGCGAGGTGATCAAGGTGGAGGCCCATCCCATTCCCGAGCATCCCCGTCCTCGCCGTGTGGTGGGGCGGATGGCGCTCGTCGGCGATGCCGCCGGTTACGTGACCAAGAGCTCCGGTGAGGGCATCTACTTCGCCGCCAAGAGCGGCCGCATGGCCGCTGAGCAGATCGTCGCCACCAGCAAGGGCGGCCAGCGAATCCCCTCCGAGCGTGATCTCAAGGGCTACCTGCGCCAGTGGGACCGCCGCTACGGGGCGACCTACAAGGTGCTGGAACTGCTTCAGGCGATCTTCTATCGCAACGATGCGGCTCGTGAGGCCTTCGTGGAGATGTGCGATGACAGCGACGTTCAGAAGCTGACCTTCGACAGCTATCTGTACAAGCGGGTCGTGATGATGAACCCCTGGCAGCAGATCAAGCTCACGTTGCGCACCCTCGGGGCCGTGCTGCGCGGCAACGCCCTGGCTCCCGCCAGCTATCACCCCGTTGCCAGCGCCGTTCGCGATCCCGATGAGATGGCCTCGCGGCTCCGTGAGATCGAGGCCGCCATCCTTGAGGCCCATGCCGAGGCCCGGGCCTCCCGCATGGCCGCCCAGCGCCGGGATTCCACCGAGGAGCCCGTTCTCGCCTCCCGCTCCTGA
- a CDS encoding D-alanyl-D-alanine carboxypeptidase family protein, with the protein MPRAAVQDEIPVARRIAPQQRRRRRGSRLILLTSLAVCAASALLVLRGRPRLAPQAPVAEDRIARLGPPDQEGRLFGHLPYPEASAADLVQVDASHRLHRDAAEAFLAMQDAAAADGVDLRLLSAFRSVSLQESIFFDVMEQRNQNARERALVSAPPGYSEHGTGFAVDVGDGLEPEADFSVSFENTAAFRWMEHHAPRHRFTLSFPPDNPQGVSYEPWHWRYEGSVAALHLFQAAQKLEP; encoded by the coding sequence GTGCCCAGGGCCGCCGTTCAGGATGAGATCCCGGTCGCCAGGAGGATTGCCCCCCAGCAGCGGCGCAGGCGGCGAGGCTCCCGTCTGATCCTGCTGACCAGCCTGGCCGTGTGCGCCGCGTCCGCCCTGCTCGTGTTGCGAGGGCGGCCTCGTCTCGCCCCGCAGGCTCCGGTGGCCGAGGACCGGATCGCCCGGCTCGGGCCTCCCGATCAGGAGGGGCGCCTCTTCGGCCATCTGCCCTACCCGGAAGCCTCGGCTGCGGATCTGGTGCAGGTGGATGCCAGCCACAGGCTTCACCGCGATGCGGCCGAAGCCTTTCTGGCCATGCAGGACGCCGCAGCGGCCGACGGCGTGGACCTGCGCCTGCTCAGCGCCTTCCGGTCGGTGTCGCTGCAGGAGTCGATCTTTTTCGATGTCATGGAGCAACGCAACCAGAACGCCCGGGAGCGGGCCCTGGTGAGTGCCCCGCCCGGCTACTCGGAACACGGAACCGGTTTCGCCGTGGATGTGGGCGACGGGCTGGAGCCGGAGGCCGACTTCTCGGTCTCCTTCGAGAACACGGCTGCCTTCCGCTGGATGGAGCACCACGCTCCGCGCCACCGCTTCACCCTCTCCTTCCCGCCGGACAACCCCCAGGGCGTCAGCTACGAACCCTGGCACTGGCGTTACGAGGGCAGTGTGGCGGCGCTGCACCTGTTCCAGGCCGCCCAGAAGCTGGAGCCCTGA
- the typA gene encoding translational GTPase TypA, whose protein sequence is MTPEARCAPIRNIAIIAHVDHGKTTLVDALLSQSGIFRNNEAVPTCVMDSNDLERERGITILSKNTAVTYEGTRINIVDTPGHADFGGEVERVLGMVDGCLLVVDANEGPMPQTRFVLKKALEQGLRPIVFVNKIDRARVEPETAVDKVLDLFLELGADDDQCDFPYLFGSGLGGFAKSEMGDESETMRPLFDAILRHVPPPVGDPQKPLQLQVTTLDYSDFLGRIVIGRVHNGTIRNGQSAALIKDDGSIKRGRVSKLLGFEGLQRVEIDQAGAGELVAVAGFDEVNIGETISCPDEPQALPLIRVDEPTLQMTFVVNDSPFAGKEGKFVTSRQLRDRLQRELLTNVALRVEDTDSPDRFAVSGRGELHLGILIETMRREGYEFQVSQPQVIFRTIDGTPCEPVETLVMDVPEASVGTCIERLGTRKAEMQNMETGSDGRTQLEFIVPSRGLIGFRGEFVRATRGEGIMSHSFFEYRPMQGDFETRRNGVLIAFEEGTATFYALKNAEDRGQFFISPGTKVYKGMIIGENNRPQDLEINVCKTKQLTNMRSAGAEELDTLQSPMQMTLERALEYIGSNEMLEVTPESIRLRKLPMRRMAKSKG, encoded by the coding sequence ATGACCCCTGAGGCCCGTTGCGCACCGATTCGCAACATCGCGATCATCGCCCACGTCGACCATGGCAAGACCACTCTGGTTGACGCACTTCTGAGCCAGTCGGGGATCTTCCGGAACAACGAGGCGGTCCCGACCTGTGTGATGGACTCCAACGATCTGGAGCGGGAACGGGGCATCACCATCCTCTCCAAGAACACGGCCGTCACCTACGAAGGCACGAGGATCAACATCGTCGACACGCCGGGCCACGCCGATTTCGGCGGCGAGGTGGAGCGCGTGCTCGGGATGGTGGACGGCTGCCTGCTTGTGGTGGATGCCAATGAAGGCCCGATGCCGCAGACGCGCTTCGTGCTCAAGAAGGCCCTGGAGCAGGGGCTCCGGCCGATCGTGTTCGTCAACAAGATCGACCGTGCCCGCGTCGAGCCGGAAACCGCAGTCGACAAGGTGCTCGACCTGTTCCTCGAGCTGGGCGCTGACGACGATCAGTGCGATTTCCCCTACCTCTTCGGCAGCGGCCTCGGCGGCTTCGCCAAGAGCGAGATGGGCGACGAGAGCGAGACCATGCGTCCCCTGTTCGACGCGATCCTCCGCCATGTGCCGCCACCGGTCGGAGACCCTCAGAAGCCGCTGCAGCTCCAGGTCACCACGCTCGACTACTCCGATTTCCTCGGCCGAATCGTCATCGGACGCGTGCACAACGGCACCATCCGCAACGGCCAGTCGGCCGCGCTGATCAAGGACGACGGCAGCATCAAGCGGGGCCGGGTGAGCAAGCTGCTCGGCTTCGAGGGCCTGCAGCGGGTTGAGATCGACCAGGCGGGCGCGGGCGAACTGGTGGCCGTGGCCGGCTTCGACGAGGTCAACATCGGCGAAACCATCTCCTGTCCCGATGAGCCCCAGGCCCTGCCCCTGATCCGGGTCGACGAACCCACCCTGCAGATGACCTTCGTGGTCAATGACTCACCCTTCGCCGGCAAGGAGGGCAAGTTCGTCACCAGCCGCCAGCTGCGCGACCGTCTCCAGCGGGAACTGCTCACGAACGTGGCCCTGCGCGTCGAGGACACCGACTCGCCCGACCGGTTCGCCGTGAGTGGCCGCGGTGAGCTGCATCTGGGGATCCTGATCGAGACCATGCGGCGTGAGGGTTACGAGTTCCAGGTCAGCCAGCCCCAGGTGATCTTCCGCACCATCGACGGAACCCCCTGCGAGCCCGTCGAAACCCTGGTGATGGACGTGCCCGAGGCGTCCGTCGGCACCTGCATCGAGCGCCTCGGCACCCGCAAGGCCGAGATGCAGAACATGGAGACCGGCAGTGACGGCCGCACCCAGCTCGAGTTCATCGTGCCCTCGCGCGGCCTGATCGGCTTCCGCGGCGAATTCGTGCGCGCAACCCGTGGCGAGGGAATCATGAGCCACTCCTTCTTTGAATACCGCCCGATGCAGGGCGACTTCGAAACCCGGCGCAACGGCGTGCTCATCGCCTTCGAAGAGGGCACGGCCACCTTCTACGCACTCAAGAACGCCGAAGACAGGGGGCAGTTCTTCATCTCGCCGGGGACCAAGGTCTACAAAGGCATGATCATCGGCGAGAACAATCGCCCCCAGGATCTGGAGATCAACGTCTGCAAGACCAAGCAGCTCACCAACATGCGCTCCGCCGGCGCTGAGGAACTCGACACCCTCCAGTCGCCCATGCAGATGACGCTGGAGCGGGCCCTGGAATACATCGGCTCCAATGAGATGCTCGAGGTCACACCCGAATCGATCCGCCTCCGCAAGCTGCCGATGCGCCGGATGGCCAAGAGCAAGGGCTGA
- a CDS encoding DUF309 domain-containing protein produces MEVDPSPSQDPIRSDPRFREGVELFNRHDWYPCHDAFEALWFETSGPQRVLLQGLLQIAVAHLHLERGNSRGATMLMGEGLGRLRGSGDEACGIDLTRLRETVQDRLTALQNGADPTALPLPELVAPVHSRD; encoded by the coding sequence ATGGAGGTCGATCCCTCCCCCAGCCAAGACCCGATCCGCAGCGATCCACGCTTTCGCGAGGGCGTGGAGCTGTTCAACCGGCACGACTGGTACCCCTGTCACGACGCCTTCGAGGCTCTGTGGTTCGAGACCAGCGGACCGCAGCGGGTCCTCCTGCAGGGCCTGCTGCAGATCGCGGTCGCCCACCTCCATCTGGAACGGGGCAACAGCCGCGGGGCCACGATGCTGATGGGCGAAGGTCTCGGGCGGCTCCGGGGCAGCGGCGACGAGGCCTGTGGGATCGATCTGACCAGGCTGCGGGAGACGGTGCAGGACCGGCTCACGGCCCTGCAGAACGGCGCAGACCCAACGGCCCTGCCCTTGCCGGAGCTGGTGGCTCCGGTACATTCGCGAGATTGA
- the lptB gene encoding LPS export ABC transporter ATP-binding protein yields the protein MTLALSDVALTLSGRPLVRDVSLELDPGEVVGLLGPNGAGKTTTFNLITGLLRPDRGRVTLDGQPVEHLSMPERARLGIGYLPQEASVFRQLSVRDNLLLVLEQSGVAPRRRRDRLDQLIEDFHLTAFVSRRGYQLSGGERRRCEVARALAMGGEGPRFLLLDEPFAGVDPLAVADLQDLISGLQRRGMGLLITDHNVRETLAITHRAYILTEGMILASGASDQVAHDPLVRRHYLGEAFQL from the coding sequence ATGACGCTGGCCCTCAGCGACGTGGCCCTGACCCTGTCGGGCCGCCCCCTGGTGCGCGATGTGTCCCTGGAGCTCGACCCGGGAGAGGTGGTGGGCCTGCTGGGACCCAATGGTGCCGGCAAGACCACCACCTTCAACCTGATCACCGGGCTGCTCCGTCCCGACCGGGGCCGCGTCACCCTCGACGGACAGCCGGTGGAGCATCTCTCCATGCCGGAACGGGCCCGGCTGGGCATCGGCTATCTGCCCCAGGAAGCCAGCGTCTTCCGCCAGCTCAGCGTGCGCGACAACCTGCTGCTGGTTCTTGAGCAGAGCGGCGTCGCACCGCGACGGCGGCGGGACCGGCTCGACCAGCTGATCGAGGACTTTCACCTGACGGCCTTCGTCTCCCGCCGCGGCTACCAGCTCTCCGGCGGCGAACGGCGCCGTTGCGAGGTGGCCAGAGCTCTGGCCATGGGCGGAGAGGGGCCACGCTTCCTGCTGCTGGATGAACCCTTCGCCGGCGTGGACCCCCTGGCGGTGGCTGACCTTCAGGATCTGATCAGCGGCCTGCAGCGGCGGGGGATGGGACTTCTGATCACCGACCACAACGTGCGGGAGACGCTCGCCATCACCCACCGGGCCTACATCCTCACCGAGGGGATGATCCTGGCCTCCGGTGCATCCGATCAGGTGGCCCATGATCCGCTCGTGCGGCGTCACTATCTCGGAGAGGCCTTCCAGCTGTGA